In one window of Streptomyces sp. NBC_01224 DNA:
- a CDS encoding maleylpyruvate isomerase N-terminal domain-containing protein, translated as MTDEIRKTYLQAAEKAVHLLTTEQVAQCWEAESVLPGMSVGGLAGHLARSVLQVEWFLDGQVLGAEPVSPVRYYARLADTSLPGSALNVGVRARSEETATAGPAVVAEQTQAAWVRLSQRLGMEPADRRVAVLHRPGEEMLLDGYLQTRCVELAVHLDDLTLSVNAPCQVPDAALAIAVDVLVAAARDRHGDQAVLHALARRERDVDQALRVL; from the coding sequence ATGACTGATGAGATACGGAAGACATACCTGCAGGCTGCCGAGAAGGCAGTGCACCTGCTGACTACAGAGCAGGTAGCCCAGTGCTGGGAGGCCGAGTCCGTGCTCCCAGGGATGTCAGTAGGTGGGCTGGCTGGTCACCTTGCGCGTAGCGTCCTCCAGGTCGAATGGTTCCTCGATGGTCAGGTACTCGGCGCAGAACCGGTGTCACCGGTTCGGTACTACGCTCGGCTCGCCGATACGTCGTTGCCGGGCTCTGCGCTGAACGTCGGGGTGCGTGCCCGCAGCGAGGAAACAGCCACAGCCGGCCCCGCTGTCGTGGCTGAGCAGACCCAGGCGGCGTGGGTGCGGCTATCGCAGCGGCTGGGCATGGAGCCGGCCGATCGACGGGTAGCCGTCCTCCACCGGCCGGGAGAGGAGATGTTGCTCGACGGATACCTGCAGACCCGTTGCGTCGAGCTGGCGGTGCACCTCGATGACCTCACACTCAGCGTGAACGCACCATGCCAAGTGCCCGATGCTGCGCTCGCCATCGCGGTGGATGTGCTCGTTGCAGCCGCCCGGGATCGGCACGGTGACCAAGCCGTGTTGCATGCGCTCGCCAGACGTGAGCGTGACGTTGATCAGGCCCTGCGCGTGCTGTAG
- a CDS encoding helix-turn-helix domain-containing protein yields MTAQDREELVRVTTTGVRGASMIMRARVLLALDTSAGEADPKEVIAARLGVSGETLRLVAKRFAETGGDVHATIARKKRDLPPVPSPVTGEVEARLIAMACSQPPQGHARWSLRLLEKHVALVEDIPDLDHSTIGRVLKNGTASSPEEVLDHPTTSERGVRGPDGRRAGRLRPAL; encoded by the coding sequence TTGACCGCGCAGGATCGCGAGGAGTTGGTCCGGGTGACCACGACAGGTGTTCGTGGGGCCTCGATGATCATGCGTGCGCGGGTGCTGCTTGCGCTGGATACCTCGGCGGGTGAGGCGGATCCCAAGGAGGTGATCGCGGCCCGGCTCGGCGTCTCCGGTGAGACGTTGCGGCTGGTCGCCAAGCGTTTCGCCGAGACCGGTGGCGATGTTCACGCCACGATCGCGCGGAAGAAGCGCGACCTCCCACCGGTGCCCTCGCCGGTGACCGGTGAGGTCGAAGCCCGCCTGATCGCGATGGCGTGCTCACAGCCACCCCAAGGCCATGCCCGGTGGTCGCTGCGGCTGCTGGAGAAGCACGTCGCGCTGGTCGAGGACATCCCCGATCTGGACCACTCCACCATCGGGCGGGTCTTAAAAAACGGAACTGCGTCCTCACCTGAAGAAGTGCTGGACCATCCCACCACGAGCGAACGCGGAGTTCGCGGCCCGGATGGAAGACGTGCTGGCCGTCTACGCCCGGCCCTATGA
- a CDS encoding IS630 family transposase translates to MPPRANAEFAARMEDVLAVYARPYDPARPVVCMDEKPYQLLDHARDPLPARPGHDACQDSEYIRCGTCSIFVWVEPLRGWRRVQALSQRTRIDWAGQVKQLLSVDYPDAEAVVLVMDNLNTHGIASLYEAFEPEEAFALAQRLEIHHTPKHGSWLNIAEIELSALTRQCLDRRIGDLDILNTELSAWQNATNTEQRHVDWQFTTHDARIKLRHLYPKN, encoded by the coding sequence ATCCCACCACGAGCGAACGCGGAGTTCGCGGCCCGGATGGAAGACGTGCTGGCCGTCTACGCCCGGCCCTATGACCCGGCACGTCCGGTGGTGTGCATGGACGAGAAGCCCTACCAGCTCCTCGACCATGCCCGCGACCCGCTCCCGGCCCGCCCTGGTCACGACGCCTGCCAGGACAGCGAGTACATCCGCTGCGGCACGTGCTCGATCTTCGTGTGGGTCGAACCCCTGCGCGGGTGGCGTCGAGTTCAGGCACTGTCCCAGCGGACCCGGATCGACTGGGCCGGCCAGGTCAAGCAGCTGCTGAGCGTGGATTACCCCGACGCCGAGGCCGTGGTGCTGGTGATGGACAACCTCAACACCCACGGCATCGCCTCACTGTACGAGGCATTCGAACCAGAAGAGGCCTTCGCCCTGGCCCAACGCCTCGAGATCCACCACACGCCCAAACACGGGTCATGGCTCAACATCGCCGAGATCGAACTCTCCGCGCTGACCCGGCAATGTCTCGACCGCCGGATCGGCGACCTCGACATCCTCAACACTGAACTCTCGGCCTGGCAGAACGCCACCAACACCGAACAACGCCACGTGGACTGGCAGTTCACCACCCACGACGCACGCATCAAACTGCGCCACCTCTATCCCAAAAATTAG
- a CDS encoding transposase family protein, which yields MITLAYLRTGLPQDALAVIYDVGSSTIGRAIGEVRPLLAARGFAVPDRPGLRLRTLEDVFAYAEAENIELRLDGAKTQVRRPKAGRPGRRAFVSGKRKQNTIKTTTFSDGQGRLLYSGAERPGRMHDQTAVRTEGIAEQFRTRPGVRAKVDSGYQGLAKEFPGQVTAPLKKPKEGTCDGDKYAWREARRRQSSARICAEHTNAELRKWAPIRRFTGRRETFPETQRAIAACPDLRPCCQEAPRRVHSQGVSVLSCRA from the coding sequence GTGATCACGCTGGCCTACCTGCGTACCGGCCTGCCCCAGGACGCCCTCGCCGTCATCTACGATGTCGGTTCCTCGACCATCGGGCGGGCGATCGGTGAGGTCCGGCCCCTGCTCGCGGCCCGCGGCTTCGCCGTCCCCGACCGGCCCGGCCTACGCTTACGCACCCTGGAGGACGTGTTCGCCTACGCGGAGGCCGAGAACATCGAGCTGCGGCTCGACGGTGCAAAGACCCAGGTCCGCCGTCCGAAGGCTGGCCGCCCTGGGCGCCGGGCGTTCGTCTCGGGCAAGCGCAAGCAGAACACCATCAAGACCACCACGTTCAGCGACGGTCAGGGCCGCTTGCTCTACTCCGGGGCGGAACGGCCCGGCCGGATGCACGACCAGACCGCCGTGCGCACCGAGGGCATCGCCGAGCAGTTCAGGACCCGTCCCGGCGTGAGGGCGAAGGTCGACTCCGGCTACCAGGGCCTGGCCAAGGAGTTTCCCGGCCAGGTCACCGCGCCGCTGAAGAAACCGAAGGAGGGCACCTGCGATGGCGACAAGTACGCCTGGCGCGAGGCGAGACGACGGCAGTCCTCGGCCCGGATCTGCGCCGAGCACACCAATGCCGAGCTGCGGAAGTGGGCCCCGATAAGGCGGTTCACCGGACGCCGCGAGACCTTCCCCGAGACCCAGCGGGCCATCGCCGCCTGCCCTGATCTCCGACCGTGCTGCCAAGAGGCCCCCCGCCGCGTGCACAGCCAGGGCGTGAGCGTTCTCAGCTGTCGGGCTTGA
- a CDS encoding NAD(P)-dependent oxidoreductase, translating to MNEQENRTTRQDGAVTVIGLGPMGQAMTRTLLTAGHPVTVWNRTVSRADGVVTDGATLAATPSEAVEASDLLILSLTDYQAMYDVLDSATESLAGRTLVNLSSDTPDRTREAATWAAGHDATFLTGGVMVPAPMVGTEAAYVYYSGRYQVMESHLAALTLLGTPKHLGEDPGLAQMMYQAQLAVFLTTLSGLMHATAMLGTAGMKAKEALPELLSSADSIGDILRAGEENPGAALDAGEHPGDLSTVTMMGATSDHIVETSTSLGLDLALPLAVQAHYRRAIEEGNGSDNWTRIIDSIRGPR from the coding sequence GTGAACGAACAAGAGAACCGCACCACCAGGCAAGACGGCGCTGTCACCGTGATCGGGCTTGGCCCGATGGGCCAGGCGATGACCCGCACCCTACTCACCGCCGGCCACCCGGTCACCGTATGGAACCGCACCGTCAGTCGGGCCGACGGCGTCGTCACCGACGGAGCCACGCTCGCGGCGACACCCAGCGAGGCGGTCGAAGCGAGTGACCTGTTGATCCTCAGCCTCACCGACTACCAGGCGATGTACGACGTCCTCGACAGCGCCACCGAATCGCTCGCCGGCCGGACGCTGGTCAACCTGAGCTCTGACACTCCCGACCGCACACGCGAGGCAGCAACCTGGGCAGCGGGCCACGACGCCACCTTCCTCACCGGTGGCGTCATGGTCCCCGCGCCGATGGTCGGCACCGAGGCAGCCTATGTCTACTACAGCGGCCGATACCAGGTGATGGAGAGCCACCTGGCGGCGTTGACACTGCTCGGCACACCAAAGCACCTGGGCGAGGACCCGGGCCTCGCTCAGATGATGTATCAAGCCCAGCTCGCGGTGTTCCTCACCACCCTGTCCGGACTGATGCACGCCACCGCGATGCTAGGCACCGCAGGAATGAAGGCCAAGGAAGCGCTGCCAGAGTTGCTCTCCTCCGCCGACTCGATTGGCGACATCCTGAGGGCTGGCGAAGAGAACCCCGGCGCCGCGCTGGATGCTGGAGAGCATCCCGGCGACCTCAGCACGGTCACCATGATGGGTGCGACGTCCGACCACATCGTCGAGACCAGCACGTCACTCGGCCTCGACCTCGCGCTCCCACTGGCCGTGCAGGCCCACTATCGGCGCGCGATTGAGGAAGGAAATGGCAGCGACAACTGGACCCGCATCATCGACAGCATACGAGGACCACGCTGA
- a CDS encoding winged helix-turn-helix transcriptional regulator yields MAKAPRCGPYICGIDAALDVVSGKWKGLILWELDAHRVRRFAELRRGLPGVSEKMLTQHLREMEVDGLVHREVYAEVPPRVEYSLTEHGRTLNQALGPLGAWGVERMRREGSEAVDVAETSHG; encoded by the coding sequence ATGGCCAAGGCGCCGAGATGCGGGCCTTACATCTGCGGCATCGACGCTGCGCTCGACGTGGTGAGCGGCAAGTGGAAGGGACTGATCCTCTGGGAACTTGACGCCCATCGCGTACGCCGCTTCGCTGAGCTCCGCCGCGGTCTGCCAGGAGTGAGCGAGAAGATGCTGACGCAGCACCTGCGTGAGATGGAGGTGGACGGTCTCGTGCACCGGGAGGTTTATGCCGAGGTGCCGCCGCGGGTGGAGTACTCCCTGACTGAGCACGGGCGCACGCTCAATCAAGCGCTCGGGCCGCTCGGCGCCTGGGGGGTTGAGCGGATGCGTCGCGAAGGCTCCGAAGCGGTCGACGTCGCCGAGACCTCACACGGCTAA
- a CDS encoding ISAzo13 family transposase produces MRIPSEVRDQLALRFGVLFPHLNERQQRLALAAEARLLGHGGVRAVARAAGVSETTVRKGVFELEGGEDPLPDGRVRRDGGGRKSAEKLDRLLVPALLALVEPDERGDPMSPLRWTTKSLRSLAGELTRQGHAASAPTVGRLLRENGFSLQANAKTLEGAQHPDRDAQFRYINDQVKDHQAEGEPVVSVDTKKKEVVGEFKNAGRQWRPAGEPVRVDVHDFPGDALGKALPYGIYDLAADTGWVNVGTDHDTAAFAVESIGRWWNGQGRLDYPQARRLLITADAGGSNGYRTRAFKTELAAFAARTGLAVTVCHMPPGTSKWNKVEHRLFSAITMNWRGRPLNSHEVVVQSIAATTTRTGLTVHAELDTGTYPTGVKVSDAELNAVPVTGHAFHGEWNYTVHPHPASPAGHTRPPTPGPAAVIDRGALSHPVLTGMTCTALTELTETLTPGWQALQKQDPATRRDGGTRRRAPGGGRKAKLDLADRVLATVLQQNLALPPTVLAHLFDVSKDTIRHTTSEIRRLMDQHAHTSQPPAAHLSTLAGLLVHATAHGATLTTKTKPTC; encoded by the coding sequence ATGCGCATACCGAGCGAGGTTCGTGACCAACTTGCCCTGAGATTCGGAGTGTTGTTCCCTCACCTGAATGAGCGGCAGCAGCGGCTGGCGCTGGCCGCCGAGGCCCGGCTGCTGGGGCACGGCGGGGTCCGGGCCGTCGCGCGTGCCGCAGGGGTGAGCGAGACGACGGTGCGGAAGGGCGTCTTTGAGTTGGAGGGCGGTGAGGACCCACTGCCCGATGGCCGGGTCCGCCGGGACGGCGGCGGTCGCAAGAGCGCCGAGAAGCTTGACCGGCTGCTCGTTCCGGCGTTGCTGGCGCTGGTCGAGCCGGATGAGCGGGGCGATCCGATGTCGCCGCTGCGGTGGACGACCAAGTCGCTGCGGTCTCTGGCCGGGGAGCTGACGCGGCAGGGCCATGCCGCGTCAGCGCCGACCGTGGGCAGGCTGCTGCGGGAGAACGGCTTCAGTCTGCAGGCCAATGCCAAGACCCTTGAGGGCGCTCAGCACCCCGACCGGGACGCGCAGTTCCGCTACATCAACGACCAGGTCAAGGACCATCAGGCGGAGGGCGAGCCGGTGGTCAGTGTGGACACGAAGAAGAAGGAAGTCGTCGGGGAGTTCAAGAATGCGGGACGTCAGTGGCGGCCGGCCGGTGAACCCGTGCGGGTTGACGTCCATGACTTCCCCGGCGATGCACTGGGCAAGGCCCTGCCTTACGGCATCTACGATCTGGCGGCGGACACCGGCTGGGTGAATGTCGGTACGGATCACGACACCGCAGCCTTCGCGGTCGAATCGATCGGCCGTTGGTGGAACGGGCAAGGACGCCTCGACTACCCGCAGGCCAGACGTCTGCTGATCACTGCCGATGCCGGCGGCTCCAACGGCTACCGCACCCGGGCCTTCAAGACCGAGCTGGCCGCGTTCGCCGCCCGGACCGGCCTGGCCGTCACGGTCTGTCACATGCCGCCGGGCACATCGAAGTGGAACAAGGTGGAGCATCGGCTGTTCTCCGCCATCACCATGAACTGGCGCGGCAGACCGCTGAACAGCCACGAGGTCGTCGTGCAGTCCATCGCCGCGACCACCACCCGCACCGGTCTCACCGTCCACGCCGAACTCGACACCGGCACCTATCCCACCGGTGTGAAGGTCAGCGATGCGGAGCTGAACGCGGTGCCGGTCACCGGGCATGCCTTCCACGGCGAATGGAACTACACCGTGCACCCCCACCCCGCCAGCCCGGCAGGCCACACCAGGCCGCCGACGCCCGGGCCGGCAGCGGTCATCGACCGCGGTGCCCTGTCACACCCCGTGCTGACCGGCATGACCTGCACCGCACTGACCGAGCTGACCGAGACCCTGACCCCCGGCTGGCAGGCGCTGCAGAAACAGGACCCGGCCACCCGACGCGACGGCGGCACCCGGCGCCGGGCCCCGGGCGGCGGCCGCAAAGCCAAACTCGACCTGGCCGACCGGGTCCTGGCCACCGTGCTGCAACAAAACCTCGCTCTGCCACCTACCGTGCTGGCCCACCTCTTCGACGTCAGCAAGGACACCATCCGCCACACCACCAGCGAGATCCGACGACTGATGGACCAGCACGCGCACACATCCCAGCCCCCAGCAGCACACCTCAGCACCCTGGCAGGACTCCTCGTCCACGCCACCGCACACGGCGCGACCCTCACGACAAAGACCAAACCAACGTGTTGA
- a CDS encoding transposase, with the protein MDLHHRRRLPRQGRTRAGLVRRTWQGKPLDTDEYVISADEKTSVQAHCHPTLAPGQARAMRVNHTYGRGGALAYLAAYDVRHAQIFGRTEPRTGIEPFMNLVTQVMTQEPYASAKRVFWIVDNGSSRRGKKATDRLSAAFPNAVMVHTPVHASWLNQVEIYFSVVQRKVVSPNDFTDLAQVRDRLRAFEDRYNATAQPFQWKFTTSDLDDLLARLDRHTADHHDQSSVAPAA; encoded by the coding sequence ATGGATCTTCATCACCGACGCCGGCTTCCGCGCCAAGGCCGAACGCGTGCTGGACTTGTACGCCGCACCTGGCAGGGCAAACCGCTCGATACGGACGAGTACGTCATCAGCGCGGATGAGAAGACCTCCGTCCAGGCCCACTGCCACCCCACCCTCGCTCCCGGGCAGGCCCGCGCGATGCGCGTCAACCACACCTACGGCCGCGGCGGAGCCCTGGCCTATCTCGCCGCCTACGACGTTCGCCACGCGCAGATATTCGGCCGCACCGAACCGCGCACCGGCATCGAACCGTTCATGAACCTGGTCACCCAGGTCATGACCCAGGAGCCGTACGCCAGCGCCAAGCGCGTGTTCTGGATCGTCGACAACGGCTCCTCTCGCCGCGGTAAGAAAGCCACCGACCGACTGTCCGCCGCGTTCCCGAACGCGGTCATGGTCCACACACCTGTCCACGCCTCCTGGCTGAACCAGGTCGAGATCTACTTCTCCGTCGTACAGCGCAAGGTCGTCTCACCCAACGACTTCACCGACCTTGCCCAGGTCAGGGATCGGCTCCGAGCTTTCGAAGACCGCTACAACGCCACGGCACAGCCGTTCCAGTGGAAGTTCACCACCTCCGACCTGGACGATCTACTGGCCAGGCTCGACCGGCACACCGCCGATCACCACGACCAATCCTCCGTGGCACCGGCAGCATGA
- a CDS encoding MFS transporter, giving the protein MPSDTSALVTPAPAGYRALLRNREFTGLYASFTLMVAASTLSGFALGTLVNHQTNSPFLTAVSMYGATFATVFGALTLMSVADGRRPRRTLVALQCVSLMGVAAQAIPGLSLAPRFALLLVLGFFQSLGTGTRMGLLAEVVPASAYALARSLMNITSGGMAILGYAIGAVLLRYLSPQGIFIVASALTGIGLIVVGTTVREHSIRLTRRPGLRQTWTTNIALFSHSGQRALLLNLWVPNGLIVGCEALFISYDPHHAGALLAAGSAGMLLGDLTVGRLLTADQRRRYAFALRLLLAAPYLLFAIHPPLPVATAAVFIASAGFAATLPLQEQLLALTPDPVRGQIQGVESAGRMTWQGIGAVIAGGIAQHLTPGTAITATAAVSVALTVISRPFVVRARTVGVESVRA; this is encoded by the coding sequence ATGCCTTCTGACACCTCAGCACTCGTCACACCTGCCCCTGCCGGTTACCGCGCTCTGCTCCGCAATCGCGAGTTCACCGGCCTGTACGCCAGCTTCACGCTCATGGTCGCCGCGAGCACCTTGTCGGGCTTCGCGCTCGGCACCCTGGTCAACCACCAGACCAACTCTCCATTCCTGACCGCCGTGAGCATGTACGGTGCCACATTCGCCACCGTGTTCGGTGCGTTGACGCTGATGTCGGTCGCGGACGGGCGCCGTCCCCGCCGGACCCTCGTCGCGCTCCAGTGCGTCTCGCTCATGGGTGTTGCCGCGCAGGCGATCCCAGGGCTTTCGTTGGCTCCCCGGTTCGCTCTACTGCTGGTGCTGGGATTCTTCCAGTCCCTGGGGACCGGCACGCGGATGGGGCTGCTCGCCGAGGTTGTACCGGCCTCCGCCTACGCGTTGGCACGTTCGCTGATGAACATCACCTCCGGTGGCATGGCGATCCTCGGCTACGCCATCGGCGCCGTGCTATTGCGGTACCTGAGCCCGCAAGGAATCTTCATCGTCGCCTCAGCCCTGACAGGAATCGGGTTGATCGTGGTGGGCACAACCGTCCGGGAACACTCGATCCGTCTGACCCGTCGCCCCGGACTGCGTCAGACCTGGACCACCAACATCGCGCTCTTCTCCCACTCCGGCCAGCGGGCACTCCTGCTGAACCTGTGGGTTCCCAACGGCCTGATCGTCGGCTGCGAGGCTCTGTTCATCTCCTACGACCCGCATCACGCCGGCGCTCTCCTGGCCGCCGGATCGGCAGGCATGCTCCTGGGAGACCTGACCGTCGGGCGACTGCTCACCGCAGACCAGCGACGCCGCTATGCGTTTGCCCTCCGACTGCTACTCGCTGCCCCTTACCTGCTGTTCGCGATCCACCCACCCCTGCCGGTTGCGACAGCCGCAGTGTTCATTGCCAGCGCCGGGTTCGCCGCCACCCTGCCCCTGCAGGAGCAGCTTCTCGCGCTGACCCCCGATCCGGTCCGCGGCCAGATCCAGGGTGTGGAGTCCGCAGGCCGGATGACGTGGCAGGGCATCGGCGCCGTGATCGCCGGCGGGATCGCCCAACACCTCACTCCAGGCACCGCGATCACCGCCACAGCCGCAGTCTCCGTCGCCCTCACCGTCATCTCCCGGCCGTTCGTGGTCCGTGCCCGCACCGTCGGTGTCGAAAGCGTCAGGGCATGA
- a CDS encoding integrase core domain-containing protein: MPHASRTNLADLGERGAGPRFLLRDRDSKYVDAFDAVFTAEDTQALLSAPRAPRMNAHCERVIGTIRREALDHVLILGESHARKVLTDYQDHYNGHRPHQSRQQLPPSATEQPAIVHDLDDRSLLRTRVLGGIINEYRYAA, translated from the coding sequence GTGCCGCATGCGTCGCGGACGAACCTCGCCGACCTAGGCGAGCGGGGCGCCGGGCCCCGGTTCCTGCTACGCGACCGCGACAGCAAGTACGTCGACGCCTTCGATGCCGTCTTCACCGCCGAGGACACTCAGGCGCTGCTCAGCGCGCCCCGGGCACCGCGCATGAACGCGCATTGCGAACGCGTGATCGGCACCATCCGCCGCGAGGCCCTTGACCACGTCCTGATCCTGGGCGAGAGCCACGCCAGGAAGGTCCTGACTGACTACCAGGACCACTACAACGGACACCGGCCGCACCAATCCCGGCAACAGCTACCGCCCAGCGCGACCGAGCAGCCCGCAATCGTGCACGACCTCGACGACCGAAGCCTGCTCCGCACCAGAGTCCTCGGCGGCATCATCAACGAGTATCGATACGCCGCGTGA
- a CDS encoding PP2C family protein-serine/threonine phosphatase — MGLRRVWDHFREHPAGGGLVAVPFVLIVTIAVLDIYTGRDIHLGPLLVIAPALTASLAGPRLTALAGVLAVTAQVLIAVFHGGLTTTNHVAQIIALAALSALAVFMRCVRERRDRALSRARSVAETAQRVLLRPPPRRIGPLRVAWLYMSAEDETEIGGDLFAFARAAHAATRVVIGDVRGNGLAAIGEASLVLGAFREGAHRYATLPGLVAALGDSVSRNLEDVADTEHDPGEHFITCLVLEIPDDALAAAEVINCGHPPPLLVHDQQVTVLYARQPLPPLGVCERTIEDDRIDPFTFEGGDMLVLYTDGVIEARSPSGAFYPLAERVASFPTTNPDTLLHHIHRDLLAHIGGHLADDAALLVIERTPSHRPHLTPHPPDGHPTPGRGFRSFLARPGRTPYRTARRDSHAVVPRAPGADCRPYVACACPPSVKYGSTTPANDSRDSSNGIGRSYSR, encoded by the coding sequence ATGGGTCTGCGACGTGTGTGGGATCACTTCCGCGAGCATCCAGCCGGCGGTGGGCTGGTGGCGGTCCCGTTCGTGCTGATTGTGACGATCGCCGTGCTGGACATCTACACCGGGCGCGATATCCATCTGGGCCCACTGCTGGTCATCGCGCCCGCTCTGACCGCCTCCCTCGCCGGGCCACGGCTCACCGCTCTCGCCGGGGTCCTGGCAGTGACGGCCCAGGTGCTCATCGCCGTGTTCCACGGCGGACTGACCACGACCAACCACGTGGCGCAGATCATCGCGCTGGCCGCGCTCTCCGCCTTGGCGGTTTTCATGCGGTGTGTGCGGGAGCGGCGCGACCGGGCACTGAGCCGCGCACGCTCTGTAGCGGAGACGGCTCAGCGGGTTCTGCTTCGGCCTCCACCACGCCGGATCGGGCCGCTGCGGGTGGCATGGCTGTACATGTCCGCGGAGGACGAGACCGAGATCGGAGGTGATCTGTTTGCGTTCGCCCGCGCCGCGCATGCCGCGACCCGGGTGGTCATCGGCGATGTCCGGGGCAACGGGCTGGCCGCCATCGGTGAGGCCTCGCTGGTGCTGGGGGCATTCCGTGAGGGCGCTCACCGGTATGCCACCCTCCCCGGGCTGGTAGCCGCCCTCGGAGACAGCGTCTCCCGGAACCTGGAGGACGTGGCGGACACCGAGCACGACCCCGGCGAGCACTTCATCACCTGCCTCGTCCTGGAGATCCCCGACGATGCCCTGGCGGCCGCCGAGGTGATCAATTGCGGACATCCCCCACCTCTGCTGGTGCACGATCAGCAGGTCACGGTCCTGTACGCCCGACAGCCCCTGCCTCCGCTGGGCGTGTGCGAACGAACGATCGAGGACGACCGCATCGACCCGTTCACCTTCGAAGGCGGTGACATGCTCGTCCTCTACACCGACGGTGTCATCGAAGCCCGCTCACCGTCCGGAGCGTTCTACCCGCTCGCCGAACGGGTCGCCTCCTTCCCCACCACCAACCCCGACACTCTGCTGCACCACATCCACCGCGACCTGCTCGCCCACATCGGCGGCCACCTCGCCGACGACGCCGCCCTCCTGGTCATCGAACGCACCCCATCCCACCGGCCGCACCTCACACCCCATCCCCCCGACGGCCACCCCACTCCGGGGCGGGGGTTTCGGTCGTTCCTCGCGCGCCCAGGTCGGACGCCGTACCGCACAGCCCGGCGGGATTCCCACGCGGTCGTTCCTCGCGCGCCTGGGGCGGACTGCCGCCCGTACGTCGCCTGCGCCTGCCCACCGTCGGTGAAGTACGGATCCACGACTCCGGCAAACGACTCGCGCGACTCGTCGAACGGGATCGGGCGGTCGTACAGTCGGTGA
- a CDS encoding IPT/TIG domain-containing protein, translating to MAAAAPAGAGTVRTTVTAPHGTGDATDFTLVLAAPVIGSVVPNQGPVDGGNTVTLTGTGFTGATSVSFGAVAAAFIAVSATQVTAIAPAAPVGTVNVTITTPGGTSAGIPYTYVAAPVLSSVAPAQGPLAGGNSVTLSGTGFTGAASVHFGVNAASSFTVVSPTQLTASVPTGGPGPVAVTVTTPGGTSTQAVSYYYLGAPVLNAISAGSGQVAGGNSVTLTGTNLLQATAVRFGATAATTYTIVSATEIRVVVPPGAAGTVPVTVTTPGGTSNSLTYLYLDVPVITGLAPGQGPSAGGTTVTITGIGLTYATAVLFAAVPAGFTVVSDTQLTTTAPPGAAGAVTVRVVTPGGTSIGLPYTRLGPPGI from the coding sequence GTGGCCGCGGCCGCCCCGGCCGGTGCGGGCACCGTACGGACCACGGTGACCGCGCCCCATGGAACCGGCGACGCCACCGACTTCACCCTCGTGCTCGCGGCGCCCGTGATCGGTTCCGTCGTCCCCAACCAGGGGCCGGTCGACGGCGGGAACACGGTCACATTGACCGGAACCGGCTTCACAGGCGCCACCTCGGTCAGCTTCGGCGCCGTGGCCGCCGCGTTCATCGCCGTCTCCGCGACGCAGGTCACCGCGATCGCCCCCGCCGCGCCCGTCGGCACCGTCAACGTCACGATCACCACTCCGGGCGGCACCAGCGCCGGGATCCCCTATACGTATGTCGCCGCTCCGGTGCTGAGCAGTGTAGCTCCGGCCCAGGGACCACTCGCGGGTGGCAACAGCGTCACGCTGTCCGGGACCGGCTTCACCGGGGCGGCCTCTGTGCACTTCGGCGTGAACGCGGCGAGTTCGTTCACCGTCGTCTCACCGACCCAGCTGACCGCGTCCGTCCCCACCGGCGGTCCGGGGCCGGTTGCCGTCACGGTCACCACTCCCGGTGGGACCAGCACCCAAGCCGTCTCCTACTACTACCTCGGCGCACCGGTTCTCAACGCGATCAGCGCGGGGTCCGGGCAGGTGGCCGGTGGCAACTCCGTGACGCTGACCGGTACGAATCTTCTCCAGGCCACGGCGGTTCGCTTCGGCGCGACGGCGGCAACCACCTACACCATCGTCTCGGCCACGGAGATCAGGGTGGTGGTGCCGCCCGGTGCCGCCGGCACGGTCCCGGTCACCGTCACCACGCCAGGTGGCACGAGCAACAGCCTGACCTATCTGTATCTCGATGTCCCGGTCATCACTGGCCTGGCGCCCGGCCAGGGGCCGTCGGCAGGCGGAACAACCGTGACTATCACCGGCATCGGACTGACGTATGCCACCGCGGTACTGTTCGCGGCCGTGCCCGCCGGCTTCACCGTGGTCTCCGACACCCAACTGACCACCACGGCACCGCCCGGGGCGGCGGGCGCCGTCACTGTCAGGGTCGTCACCCCCGGCGGCACAAGTATCGGCCTTCCCTACACCCGACTCGGCCCGCCCGGCATCTGA